The Juglans microcarpa x Juglans regia isolate MS1-56 chromosome 2S, Jm3101_v1.0, whole genome shotgun sequence genome has a window encoding:
- the LOC121253345 gene encoding uncharacterized protein LOC121253345 produces MESSLDPQSNDNSSHGDAPKSPKGKNSNDRFLNFSDPFNPFCIENGDNPAVGLVSDLLTADNYVSWWRAVSRALRAKNKLGFINGTISKPADFADPLFEAWERCNDLVVSWLQNSVSPFVQSSLALVDDFRILWLELNDRFTQQNGLRIFQLKLNLTSLSQGQDTVSVYLFWSLEGFVG; encoded by the exons ATGGAG AGCTCCCTCGATCCTCAATCCAATGACAACTCCTCCCACGGAGATGCTCCCAAATCACCAAAAGGGAAGAATTCCAACGATCGTTTCCTCAACTTCTCAGACCCATTTAATCCATTCTGTATTGAGAATGGCGACAACCCAGCGGTTGGACTGGTTTCAGATCTCTTGACTGCTGACAATTATGTTAGTTGGTGGCGTGCCGTTAGCCGAGCTCTTCGTGCGAAGAACAAACTCGGGTTCATCAACGGGACAATTTCCAAACCAGCTGATTTTGCAGATCCATTGTTTGAAGCTTGGGAACGGTGTAATGATCTAGTCGTTTCTTGGCTTCAGAACTCTGTAAGTCCTTTTGTGCAATCCAGTCTTGCCTTGGTTGACGATTTCAGGATATTATGGCTAGAACTCAATGACCGTTTCACTCAACAAAACGGTCTTAGAATTTTTCAACTCAAGCTTAATCTCACTAGTTTGTCACAAGGACAGGACACTGTTAGTGTCTATCTATTTTGGTCGCTTGAAGGGTttgtgggatga